From Halichoerus grypus chromosome 6, mHalGry1.hap1.1, whole genome shotgun sequence, one genomic window encodes:
- the H1-0 gene encoding histone H1.0, which yields MTENSTSTPAAKPKRAKASKKSTDHPKYSDMIVAAIQAEKNRAGSSRQSIQKYIKSHYKVGENADSQIKLSIKRLVTTGVLKQTKGVGASGSFRLAKSDEPKRSVAFKKTKKEVKKVATPKKAAKPKKAASKAPSKKPKATPVKKAKKKPAATPKKTKKPKTVKAKPVKASKPKKAKPVKPKAKSSAKRAGKKK from the coding sequence ATGACCGAGAATTCCACGTCCACCCCTGCGGCCAAGCCCAAGCGGGCCAAGGCCTCCAAGAAGTCCACAGACCACCCCAAGTATTCAGACATGATCGTGGCTGCCATCCAGGCGGAGAAGAACCGCGCTGGCTCCTCGCGCCAGTCCATCCAGAAGTACATCAAGAGCCACTACAAGGTGGGTGAGAACGCCGACTCGCAGATCAAGTTGTCCATCAAGCGCCTGGTCACCACTGGGGTCCTCAAGCAGACCAAAGGGGTGGGTGCCTCAGGGTCCTTCCGGCTGGCCAAAAGCGACGAGCCCAAGAGGTCAGTGGCCTTCAAGAAGACGAAGAAGGAAGTCAAGAAGGTGGCCACGCCAAAGAAGGCAGCCAAGCCCAAGAAGGCTGCTTCCAAAGCCCCAAGCAAGAAGCCCAAAGCCACCCCGGTCAAGAAGGCCAAGAAGAAGCCGGCTGCCACGcccaagaaaaccaaaaaacccaagaCTGTCAAGGCCAAGCCAGTCAAGGCATCCAAGCCTAAGAAGGCCAAACCAGTGAAGCCCAAAGCCAAGTCCAGTGCCAAGAGGGCCGGCAAGAAGAAGTGA